A genomic segment from Gilvibacter sp. SZ-19 encodes:
- a CDS encoding DUF6048 family protein, protein MQRILLFFISLMLLSTAAVFAQESTESPSDTLAQKKRDNKYGLRLGVDLAKPLRTAIEDGYTGFEITADFGVSKRFYAALELGTEEKERLEENLNSIARGSYFKIGADFNAYDNWPGLNNSIFAGLRYGFSSFEQELLSYGIYTTDQSYEEFQLREEPQTFESLNASWIELMVGVKTELFNNLFLSLNVQLKRRISETKPENFDNLYIPGFNRTYDESSFGVGYGYTISYLIPIFKR, encoded by the coding sequence CGCTCAGGAATCCACTGAGTCGCCTTCCGATACCCTAGCCCAGAAAAAGCGTGATAACAAATACGGTTTACGGTTAGGAGTGGATCTGGCCAAACCTTTGCGTACCGCTATAGAAGATGGCTACACAGGATTTGAGATCACTGCGGACTTTGGGGTCTCCAAACGATTTTACGCCGCCCTAGAACTTGGGACAGAAGAAAAAGAACGCCTTGAAGAGAATTTAAATTCAATTGCTCGCGGGAGTTATTTTAAAATCGGAGCAGATTTTAATGCCTATGACAATTGGCCAGGACTAAACAATAGCATTTTTGCCGGATTGCGCTACGGATTTTCAAGCTTTGAGCAAGAGTTATTGTCTTACGGCATCTACACCACGGATCAGAGTTATGAGGAATTTCAGCTGCGCGAGGAGCCACAGACCTTTGAAAGCCTTAATGCCTCTTGGATAGAACTTATGGTGGGAGTTAAAACCGAACTCTTTAACAATCTCTTCCTAAGCCTGAATGTACAGCTTAAACGGCGCATTAGCGAGACCAAGCCAGAGAATTTTGACAATCTTTATATTCCTGGATTCAACAGAACCTATGACGAATCGAGCTTTGGAGTGGGTTACGGCTATACGATCAGCTATCTGATACCGATCTTTAAACGTTAA
- a CDS encoding class I SAM-dependent RNA methyltransferase: MGKNFNMVAKTLFGLEEVLAEELRKLGASGVTPGRRSVSFMGDLGFMYKANLCCRTAIKILKPISSFPVFSEDDLYTKVKRIPWEDFMSADGTLAVDATVHSQQFTHSKFIALKTKDAIVDRFRERESRRPNVDLAHPNLRINLHIDRNRCTVSLDSSGGSLHKRGYKTAITLAPLNEVLAAGIVLLSGWRGQCDLLDPMCGSGTILTEAAMIACNIPPNLNRDEFGFEHWPDYDEDLFATIEQAALNKIRDFQYRIQGFDLDDKALSVARSNVKNANLGEFISIQRQDFFSSEKSSDRPSFIIFNPPYDERLTIDVEDFYTKIGDTLKRGYPGTQAWMLCGNLEALKSVGLRPSKKIKLFNGKLESRLVRYEMYSGSKKAKKQ, from the coding sequence ATGGGAAAAAACTTTAATATGGTTGCTAAGACACTCTTCGGATTGGAAGAGGTATTGGCAGAAGAACTTAGAAAACTCGGGGCTTCTGGGGTAACCCCTGGGCGCAGATCGGTTAGTTTTATGGGCGACCTGGGCTTTATGTACAAGGCCAATCTCTGCTGTCGTACTGCGATAAAGATCCTTAAACCCATTTCCAGTTTTCCTGTATTTTCAGAAGACGATCTTTATACAAAAGTTAAGCGTATCCCATGGGAGGATTTTATGTCTGCGGACGGTACTCTAGCCGTCGATGCTACAGTACATTCGCAACAGTTCACGCATTCCAAATTCATTGCACTTAAGACCAAGGATGCGATTGTAGATAGGTTTAGAGAACGCGAAAGCAGAAGACCTAACGTAGACTTGGCGCATCCCAATTTACGGATCAATCTACATATAGATCGCAACCGTTGCACAGTATCCTTAGACAGTTCTGGGGGTTCGCTACACAAGCGCGGCTATAAGACCGCAATTACCTTAGCTCCTCTAAACGAGGTCTTGGCGGCGGGAATTGTCTTGCTATCGGGTTGGCGTGGTCAATGTGATCTGTTAGATCCTATGTGTGGCAGTGGAACCATACTCACAGAGGCTGCAATGATTGCTTGTAATATTCCACCGAATCTAAATCGCGATGAATTCGGCTTTGAGCATTGGCCAGATTATGACGAAGATCTTTTTGCGACCATTGAGCAGGCTGCACTTAATAAGATACGTGATTTTCAATATCGTATTCAAGGCTTTGACTTAGATGACAAGGCGCTGTCCGTGGCTCGATCTAACGTAAAGAATGCAAATCTAGGAGAGTTTATCAGTATTCAGAGGCAAGATTTCTTTAGCTCGGAGAAAAGCAGTGACCGCCCGAGTTTTATCATTTTTAACCCACCTTATGACGAACGTCTTACCATCGACGTAGAAGATTTCTATACCAAGATCGGCGATACTTTAAAACGCGGATACCCCGGAACTCAGGCCTGGATGCTCTGCGGAAATTTAGAAGCGCTCAAATCGGTGGGACTACGTCCTTCTAAAAAGATCAAACTTTTTAATGGGAAACTAGAAAGTCGTTTGGTGAGATATGAAATGTATTCCGGAAGTAAAAAGGCGAAGAAGCAGTAG
- a CDS encoding bifunctional 2-polyprenyl-6-hydroxyphenol methylase/3-demethylubiquinol 3-O-methyltransferase UbiG — MQEIPESWYTSWFNSPYYHILYKDRDYSEAAVFMDNLTEALALPKTAHILDLACGRGRHSIYLAGLGYQVTGADLSPKNIEAAKLHERPGLRFVIHNMCLPFQQKFDAIFNLFTSFGYFEGANDNLRAIRAIKQSLAPGGVGVIDFLNVNYVAQHLVSSEQKIVEGITFDIQREMDAKFITKTITFKDGEKSYQFDERVAAMDLNQFKAYFELAGVKLLQTYGNYQLDAFDPDSSERLIMIFK, encoded by the coding sequence ATGCAAGAGATTCCTGAATCTTGGTATACTTCCTGGTTCAATTCGCCTTATTATCATATCCTATATAAGGATCGGGATTATTCCGAAGCAGCCGTTTTTATGGATAATCTAACGGAGGCTTTGGCCCTACCGAAGACTGCTCATATTTTAGATTTGGCCTGCGGTCGCGGAAGACATTCTATTTATTTAGCGGGTCTGGGTTATCAGGTGACCGGAGCGGATCTTTCTCCTAAGAATATTGAAGCGGCTAAGTTGCATGAAAGACCAGGACTGCGGTTTGTGATCCACAATATGTGCTTACCGTTTCAGCAAAAGTTCGATGCTATTTTCAACCTATTTACTTCTTTTGGTTATTTTGAAGGAGCTAACGATAATTTGAGAGCCATTCGAGCTATAAAGCAGAGTTTAGCACCAGGAGGAGTTGGTGTTATCGATTTCTTGAATGTGAATTATGTAGCGCAGCATTTAGTGTCTTCTGAACAGAAAATTGTAGAAGGCATAACGTTTGACATTCAGCGAGAAATGGATGCTAAGTTTATTACAAAGACCATTACCTTTAAAGATGGGGAGAAGTCTTATCAATTCGACGAACGCGTTGCCGCTATGGATTTAAATCAGTTTAAGGCCTACTTTGAGCTTGCAGGAGTTAAGTTGCTGCAAACTTATGGTAATTATCAACTGGACGCCTTTGATCCGGATTCTTCAGAGCGATTAATTATGATCTTTAAGTGA
- a CDS encoding ZIP family metal transporter has translation MLYLSLILAVALGYGVAIGLKAKETTRFNLLLAFSGAFLLSVTLFEYLPELQLQSDKRIGLFIMGGILLQLILDFFSKGAEHGHIHIHANSKQFPLALFISLCIHALLEGIPVAEHQHLLYGVLIHKVPIAAILAIFLIHSGYASWITLSFLTGFALMTPLGSFLSQQITELQEYLVYLNALVVGIFLHVSTTILFESNKNHSFNLIKLLTVVVAIAIAYSI, from the coding sequence ATGTTGTATTTGAGTTTGATATTGGCTGTTGCCTTGGGTTACGGAGTTGCTATTGGGTTAAAAGCAAAAGAAACCACACGATTCAATTTGCTCTTAGCTTTTAGTGGCGCATTCTTACTGTCGGTTACATTATTCGAGTACTTACCGGAGCTGCAATTACAAAGCGACAAGCGCATAGGGCTTTTTATTATGGGTGGTATATTACTGCAGCTAATACTCGATTTTTTCTCTAAAGGCGCAGAGCACGGTCATATTCATATACACGCTAATAGTAAACAGTTCCCTTTGGCTCTGTTTATAAGCCTTTGTATTCACGCCTTGTTAGAGGGTATTCCAGTAGCCGAACATCAGCACTTACTCTATGGTGTTTTGATCCATAAGGTACCAATTGCGGCTATACTGGCGATTTTTCTTATTCATTCCGGCTATGCAAGTTGGATCACCCTTTCATTTCTTACCGGCTTTGCCCTTATGACTCCTTTAGGAAGCTTTTTAAGTCAGCAAATCACGGAGCTGCAAGAATACCTTGTCTATCTCAATGCACTTGTTGTAGGGATCTTTTTGCATGTTTCCACGACTATCTTATTTGAGAGTAATAAGAATCACAGCTTCAATTTGATCAAATTGCTCACTGTAGTTGTCGCAATTGCCATTGCCTATTCTATTTAG